In Oncorhynchus keta strain PuntledgeMale-10-30-2019 chromosome 19, Oket_V2, whole genome shotgun sequence, a single genomic region encodes these proteins:
- the azin1b gene encoding antizyme inhibitor 1b, which translates to MKGLADEPNHMIELLEGGTTLEDVIDGHVYEQALAEKSVFVVSDLGSLMRQHVQWQLTMPQIRPYYQVQSNSSPVVIEVLASLGLGFVCADKAEVSLVLDHGVPPDNIIFSGVCKQLSHIKHAAKNGVDLLVCDSETELYKIARSHPKARLLVQVTTWAQAAETSMEFGCSLKSCRHLLEAAKDLGVQVVGVTFHIPSSCKDLQAYTHALSDARCVFDMGAELGFNMSILDIGGGFSGSEFQLKQVHTTVRLLLDAYFPTLSGVQVIAQPGSYYVSSAFTLAVNVIGKKVVARDWNGLARDELTPDDEPEFLYYLNDGVFGSFSSKLLGSPIPAPAVHKRGPRAEEPMFSSSLWGPSCDSLDQLVDHCLLPELSPGDWLVFNNMGAAGLGDISSFSDRSAIRPPVYYTVSTADWYNIQEAGIAVDSAMKNFSMVQYGA; encoded by the exons ATGAAAGGACTCGCTGACGAACCAAACCACATGATTGAACTCCTGGAGGGAGGAACCACCCTGGAAGATGTCATTGACGGGCATGTTTACGAACAAGCTCTG GCTGAAAAGAGTGTGTTTGTAGTGTCTGACCTTGGGTCCCTGATGAGACAGCATGTCCAGTGGCAGCTCACCATGCCCCAGATCAGGCCCTACTACCAGGTCCAATCCAACAGCAGCCCGGTCGTCATCGAGGTCCTGGCCTCTCTCGGCCTCGGCTTCGTCTGTGCTGACAAG GCTGAAGTCAGTCTGGTGTTGGACCACGGCGTGCCCCCTGACAACATCATCTTCTCTGGAGTTTGCAAACAGCTGTCCCACATCAAACACGCAGCCAAGAATGGCGTCGACCTCTTGGTGTGCGACAGCGAGACGGAACTCTACAAGATAGCCCGTTCTCACCCCAAGGCCAG GCTGCTGGTTCAGGTAACTACGTGGGCCCAGGCTGCAGAGACCAGCATGGAGTTTGGCTGCTCTCTGAAGAGCTGTAGACACCTGCTGGAGGCTGCCAAGGACCTGGGGGTGCAGGTGGTGGGAGTTAC GTTTCACATTCCCAGCTCCTGCAAGGACCTGCAGGCCTACACCCACGCGCTGTCAGATGCCCGCTGTGTGTTTGACATGGGT GCGGAGTTGGGGTTCAACATGAGCATCCTGGATATTGGTGGTGGATTCTCTGGCTCAGAGTTTCAGCTCAAACAG GTTCATACCACCGTCAGACTGCTGCTGGATGCCTACTTCCCCACTCTGTCTGGAGTGCAGGTCATCGCTCAGCCTGGTAGCTACTACGTCTCCTCTGCCTTCACTCTGGCTGTCAATGTCATCGGCAAGAAGGTTGTGGCCCGGGACTGGAACGGCCTTGCTCGGG ATGAGCTGACCCCAGATGACGAGCCAGAGTTCCTGTACTACCTGAACGATGGCGTCTTCGGGTCTTTCTCCAGCAAGCTGCTTGGAAGCCCCATCCCTGCCCCGGCTGTGCACAAG AGGGGGCCGAGGGCTGAGGAGCCAATGTTCTCCAGCAGCCTGTGGGGTCCATCATGTGACAGCCTAGACCAGCTGGTAGACCACTGCCTGCTGCCTGAGCTCAGCCCTGGAGACTGGCTGGTCTTTAACAACATGGGGGCTGCTGGTCTGGGGGACATCTCCTCCTTCAGTGACCGCTCAGCCATCAGACCACCTGTCTACTACACTGTCTCCACTGCTGACTG GTACAACATACAGGAGGCTGGAATAGCTGTGGACAGCGCCATGAAGAACTTCTCCATGGTCCAGTACGGTGCATAG